One Setaria italica strain Yugu1 chromosome II, Setaria_italica_v2.0, whole genome shotgun sequence DNA segment encodes these proteins:
- the LOC101779024 gene encoding uncharacterized protein LOC101779024, whose product MGIINWMQNRFNGKQEKRRSEAGVVNSARDAPVRESCRQEHAREEKSPNGDWPQGLLSIGTLGDEPPPDGGPPRASQAAADVPDFTIEEVKKLQDALNKLLRRAKSKSSSRGSGATDEDRASSQLPLDRFLNCPSSLEVDRRISLRHAAGDGGEFSPDTQIILSKARDLLVNSNGAAIKQKSFKFLLKKMFACRGGFGPAPSLKDPVESRMEKLFKTMLQKKMSARPSNANAGSSRKYYLEDKPSGRRMIGDRPYEEEDDDKGSDSFKWDKTDTDFIVLEI is encoded by the exons ATGGGG ATCATTAACTGGATGCAGAATCGCTTCAATGGTAAACAAGAGAAGAGACGATCCGAGGCAGGCGTCGTGAACTCGGCTCGCG ATGCCCCTGTTCGGGAAAGCTGCCGCCAAGAACACGCTCGCGAGGAGAAGAGCCCTAACGGCGACTGGCCGCAGGGCCTCCTCTCGATCGGGACGCTCGGGGACGAGCCACCGCCGGATGGAGGGCCCCCGCGCGCGTCGCAGGCGGCGGCCGACGTTCCGGACTTCACAATCGAGGAGGTGAAGAAGCTGCAGGACGCGCTGAACAAGCTGCTCCGGCGCGCCAAGTCCAAGTCGAGCTCCCGCGGGTCGGGCGCCACGGACGAGGACCGCGCCAGCAGCCAGCTGCCGCTCGACAGGTTCCTCAACTGCCCCTCCAGCCTGGAGGTGGATCGCCGGATCTCCCTGAGGCACGCggcaggcgacggcggcgagttCTCGCCGGACACGCAGATCATACTGAGCAAGGCCAGGGACCTCCTCGTCAACAGCAACGGCGCCGCCATCAAGCAAAAGTCCTTCAAGTTCCTCCTCAAGAAGATGTTCGCATGCCGCGGCGGGTTTGGGCCCGCGCCCAGCTTGAAGGATCCAGTCGAATCAAGAATGGAGAAG TTGTTTAAGACGATGTTGCAGAAGAAGATGAGTGCTCGGCCGAGCAATGCCAATGCAGGGTCATCGAGGAAGTACTATCTGGAGGACAAACCGAGTGGGAGGAGGATGATAGGAGACCGTCCTTATGAAGAAGAGGACGATGACAAGGGCTCCGATAGCTTTAAGTGGGACAAAACTGATACAGACT TCATTGTTCTGGAGATTTAG
- the LOC101756979 gene encoding protein STRICTOSIDINE SYNTHASE-LIKE 4: protein MALGLFAAAALAAVASLAAHVALNCPIEPVPSTPPPPTPPPNNLLQRLEKLGEGVLDAPEDVYVDAAAGGALYTATRDGWLHRMHPGNGSWERWRFVGGAGLLGITPSADGTMLVCDADKGLLRVGEDGVTLLASEVDGTPIRFADAAIEASDGTVYFSDASARFGFDRWFHDFFESGATGRLLRYDPRTGHTSVVLDHLGFANGVALPRDEASVVVCESSRFRCMKVWLKGEKAGQAETFIDKLPGCPDNIRLGSDGYFWIALIQMRSPWLDLITRWTLAKRVVATFPALVEWSKSTMKGAMVAQVSEGGDIVRVLDDSQGKVINFVTSVNEFNGDIFLGSLATNFIGKLSLAQVTQEQGAASERRFIPE, encoded by the exons ATGGCGCTTGgcctcttcgccgccgccgcgctggccgcGGTGGCGTCGCTGGCGGCCCACGTCGCGCTCAACTGCCCCATAGAGCCGGTGCCGTCGacaccgccaccgcccacgcCGCCTCCCAACAACCTCCTCCAG AGGCTGGAGAAGCTGGGGGAAGGAGTGCTGGACGCGCCGGAGGACGTGTAcgtggacgcggcggcgggcggcgcgctgTACACGGCCACGAGGGACGGGTGGCTGCACAGGATGCACCCGGGCAACGGGTCATGGGAGCGGTGGCGcttcgtcggcggcgccgggctgCTCGGGATCACGCCGTCCGCCGACGGCACCATGCTCGTCTGCGACGCGGACAAG GGACTTTTGAGAGTTGGGGAGGACGGAGTGACCCTTCTTGCTTCGGAGGTCGATGGCACCCCGATCAG GTTCGCGGACGCGGCGATCGAGGCGTCGGACGGCACGGTTTACTTCAGCGACGCCAGCGCCAGGTTCGGCTTCGATAGGTGGTTCCACGACTTCTTCGAGTCCGGCGccaccggccgcctcctccgctaCGACCCGCGCACGGGCCACACCTCCGTCGTGCTCGACCACCTCGGCTTCGCCAACGGCGTCGCCCTGCCGAGGGACGAGGCCTCGGTCGTCGTCTGCGAGTCCAGCAG GTTCAGATGCATGAAAGTGTGGCTGAAAGGGGAGAAGGCTGGTCAGGCCGAGACGTTCATCGATAAACTCCCGGGGTGTCCCGACAACATTCGCCTCGGATCAGACGGCTACTTCTGGATCGCCCTCATCCAG ATGAGGTCGCCATGGCTGGACCTGATCACCCGCTGGACCTTGGCGAAGAGAGTAGTCGCCACGTTCCCGGCGCTCGTCGAGTGGAGCAAGTCGACGATGAAGGGGGCCATGGTGGCTCAGGTGTCGGAGGGTGGCGACATCGTCCGGGTGCTCGACGACTCTCAAGGGAAGGTGATCAACTTCGTCACCTCGGTGAACGAGTTCAACGGGGACATCTTCCTCGGAAGCCTCGCCACCAACTTCATCGGGAAGTTATCTCTGGCGCAGGTGACACAGGAGCAGGGCGCAGCTTCTGAACGTCGGTTTATACCGGAATAA
- the LOC101756562 gene encoding inter alpha-trypsin inhibitor, heavy chain 4, giving the protein MDDFARAVEDGLKLSKRLVLPGGVPPPRPPAGMDRTVSAASAAGPDPRLLPTAPTAYAVVTDPGAVDTPDVPSYQPYVYGRLEPPALIPLQMKEVDLAVDCALDAAHVTLRARWWLHCITRSRECDVRIVVPMGEQGSILGAEVTIGRRSYNTQVIDVEDHTVHHGQIQSGGLLKPQLFFLTIPQVEGGADIYATFRWSQKLLYDNGCFSVDIPFRFPYFVNPLPKVFMKREKIQLTVNSGFSKEVLLQGTSHPLKEKSRQGDKLSFLHEGVVENWSSKDFNFSYSVYSADLSGGVLVQPATLRDYDDRDSFCIFLLPGSGSRKVFRKAVVFIVDTSGSMQGKPLENVKNAVSTALSELVQGDYFNIITFNDELHSFSSCLEQVNEKTIASATDWMNSNFVAEGGTDIMHPLSEAMALLSSVHDALPQIYLMTDGSVEDEHNICQTMKTEIINRGSKSPRISTFGLGSHCNHYFLRMLASIGKGHYDAALETASIESRILKWFAGASNTIVANISIDAITHLDEFEVDSEYIPDLSVKYPLCVSGKYHGKFPDTVIAKGYLADMKEISIELKVQHLKEIPLDKVLATQQISLLTSKAWLSADKQLERKVIKLSIQNSIPSEYTEMVLLQTNLDKVDATQKVKQKLKGQKGPDEIRIPLDGLKLGFGDKGATRENLITGYGDVRPPEKSVIMQKASGCCSRLADCICCMCCIKACNRMNDQCAIVMAQICAALSCLGCYECCAEVCCGGSES; this is encoded by the exons ATGGACGACTTCGCGCGCGCGGTGGAGGACGGGCTCAAGCTCTCCAAGCGGCTCGTGCTCCCGGGCGGGGtgcccccgccgcgcccgcccgcgggGATGGACCGTACCGTGTcggccgcgtccgccgccgggCCCGACCCGCGGCTGCTCCCGACGGCGCCCACGGCGTACGCGGTGGTCACCGACCCGGGCGCCGTCGACACACCCGACGTGCCCAGCTACCAGCCCTACGTCTACGGCCGCCTCGAACCGCCCGCGCTCATCCCGCTGCAGATGAAGGAGGTCGACCTCGCCGTCGACTGCGCGCTCGACGCCGCGCACGTCACCCTGCGCGCGCGCTGGTGGCTGCACTGCATCACGCGAAGCCGCGAGTGCGACGTGCGCATCGTTGTGCCCATGGGCGAGCAG GGTTCAATTCTAGGCGCTGAGGTTACCATTGGAAGACGATCGTACAATACTCAAGTAATCGACGTAGAAGACCACACTGTGCATCATGGACAAATTCAGAGTGGCGGTCTTTTGAAGCCCCAATTGTTTTTCTTGACAATACCTCAG GTTGAGGGTGGAGCAGATATATATGCTACATTTCGATGGTCTCAGAAGTTACTATATGACAATGGATGCTTTTCTGTTGACATACCTTTCCGTTTTCCTTATTTTGTCAACCCACTACCAAAAGTGTTCATGAAGAGGGAAAAAATTCAGTTAACTGTGAATAGTGGTTTCAGTAAAGAGGTTTTATTGCAAGGAACAAGCCACCCATTGAAG GAAAAGAGTAGGCAAGGTGATAAATTGTCTTTCCTGCATGAAGGTGTTGTTGAGAATTGGTCAAGCAAAGATTTCAACTTTTCATACAGT GTTTACTCAGCTGATCTGTCTGGTGGTGTGCTCGTGCAACCCGCAACGTTACGTGACTATGATGACAGAGATAGTTTCTGCATTTTTCTTCTACCTGGTAGTGGCAGCAGAAAG GTCTTCAGAAAAGCAGTCGTGTTTATTGTTGACACAAGTGGAAGCATGCAAGGAAAGCCTCTTGAGAATGTCAAGAATGCGGTGTCTACTGCTCTTTCAGAGCTTGTGCAAGGGGATTACTTCAATATTATAACATTTAATGATGAGCTTCACTCATTCTCTTCATGTTTAGAGCAAGTAAATGAAAAAACGATAGCAAGCGCTACTGATTGGATGAACTCAAACTTTGTTGCTGAGGGCGGTACAGATATTATGCATCCTTTGAGTGAG GCAATGGCTTTACTATCAAGTGTCCATGATGCACTTCCACAAATATATCTCATGACTGATGGTTCAGTTGAGGACGAACATAACATCTGCCAAACTATGAAAACGGAGATTATCAATAGAGGATCTAAATCTCCCCGCATTTCTACTTTTGGACTAG GATCGCATTGCAACCACTATTTCTTGCGCATGCTAGCGTCAATTGGCAAGGGACATTATGATGCTGCACTTGAGACAG CATCAATTGAGAGCCGGATTCTTAAGTGGTTTGCAGGAGCATCAAATACAATTGTGGCAAACATCTCTATTGATGCTATAACACATCTTGATGAATTCGAA GTGGACTCTGAGTACATACCAGACCTTTCAGTGAAATATCCTTTATGTGTATCTGGAAAATACCATGGCAAATTCCCAGACACAGTTATAGCTAAAGGTTACTTGGCTGACATGAAGGAAATCTCGATTGAACTGAAGGTCCAACATCTAAAGGAAATACCTCTTGACAAA GTGTTGGCTACACAACAGATTAGTCTTTTGACATCAAAGGCGTGGCTTTCTGCAGACAAACAACTGGAGAGAAAG GTGATAAAATTAAGCATACAAAATAGTATTCCGTCGGAGTACACAGAGATGGTCTTACTTCAAACCAATCTGGATAAAGTAGATGCAACACAAAAG GTTAAGCAGAAACTAAAAGGACAGAAAGGCCCAGATGAGATACGTATCCCTCTTGATGGCCTAAAACTGGGATTCGGTGACAAAGGAGCTACGAGAGAAAATCTTATCACAGGATATGGAGACGTAAGGCCGCCAGAGAAGTCAGTGATAATGCAAAAGGCTAGCGGCTGCTGCAGCCGACTGGCGGACTGCATCTGCTGCATGTGCTGCATCAAGGCGTGCAACAGGATGAACGACCAGTGCGCCATTGTAATGGCGCAGATCTGCGCGGCGCTCTCGTGCCTCGGCTGCTACGAGTGCTGCGCGGAGGTGTGCTGTGGAGGATCGGAGTCGTAG